AAAGTCGGCTGGCGCTGATTGTGGCAGTGCTAACCATCCTGGCGGCAAGCAGTATGGGCGCGCAGGATGATGTTATTCGCGTCAATACCCGGCTGGTGGAAGTCGGCGTCGTCGTGCGTGATAAAAACGGACCGGTATCGGGCCTTACCAAAAACGATTTCACGGTATTCGATAACGGCAAAGCGCAGCGCGTCGAGGCTTTTTCCGTATCCCGGGCGGAACGCGCCAAAACCGCACCGGGTCCTCCACCGCTGCCCCCCGGAGTGGTCACGAACCGGACCGCAAAAGACGCGACCACCAGTGCGACCGTCATTCTCTTCGACAGGCTCAACACTGCAGACAAGTATCAGCGAGACAGCATGAAGCAACTGCTCGCCTATCTGAAAACGGCAAGACCGGACGACCTGACCGCCATTTACGTCCTGGGCGACGATCTGCAGCTCGTGCAGGACTTCACAAATGATCCGGACCGTCTGGTCCGGGCCGCTTCAAAAATGCCGATCGGAGATCTGCCGGGCGTCGACAACGGAACCGTTCAGGAAATTGCGCAAGCTCAGGCTGTCGGCCGCGTCACGCGGCGGAACGTCCAGACGGCAAGGGCGGAAGTTGATTATTCGCTGCAGGAGCGCAAGGATCCTACGGAGGATGCGATCCAGGCAATCGCGCGGCATTTAAGCACGGTGCCCGGCCGGAAAAGTCTGATCTGGATGTCGGCCGCCATACCCTTGTCGATCGCACCAGGTACCAGCCGTGACGGCAAAGACTCCGAGCTCGGACGTGCGACACACTTACTGACCGATGCCAACATCGCCGTTTACCCCGTCGATGCGCATGGCCTGCAAGCGGCCGATCCGCCGCGCGGCCGCCGCCCGCGGCCCCAACAGATTCCGCCACCGGATGCGATGATCCGGCTGGCCGACGACACCGGCGGGCGCGCGTTTTACTTCAACAACGATCTCGCAGGCTCGATTCGTACGGCGATCGCCGATGCCGAAGTCAGTTATATGCTGGGTTTCTATCCCTCGGAAAACGGCTTCGACGGTAAATTCCATAACATCAGCGTGAAGGTCGAACGAAGCAACGTCGAAGTCCGCCATCGCGCCGGCTACCTCGCAGTGAAAGATCAGGGTCCGAATGAGCAGGAACGTAAAGCAATCCTGAGCGAGCTGCTGTCGAATCCACTGGACGCGGCCCAGGTCGGACTGGCAGCATCAGTGGAAACCCTTGCCGGCAAAGCGCCGTCCTACCGCATTTCTCTGAGGATCGAAACCTCCGACCTCCACTTCGAGCATCACAACGACCATTGGATTGCAGCAATGGACATGGTGTTCGGGTTCGAACCGTTCAAACAAAAGACTGTACAGGTCCGGACCGTCCCCATTGACCTCACGGAAGACCGTTTTCGGACCGCGCTGGCGCGGGGCCTGATCATGCAGGAGACCGTGACAACGGATCGCCCCTACGATCGGCTTCACCTGGTATTGCAGGACCATGCGACGGGATTGGCCGGTTCCCTGTGGCTGCCACTCGCGAAAAACTAGATTCTTCCGAGATGTCCAATGTTAAACGTCCCATGTCGGTAAATTGGACGTTCGACATGGGACATTTGACTTTTGACATATGGGGAGCAGCGACTTGGTTGTACCCTATCGCGGGGAAACCGCTTGGTACGAATGATCGAACCTGCGCAGGCTGATGAACGGCACATTGATGCCGGAGCACGGCGGCGTGCGGCTCTGATTCTGACCGTCCTGACAATCGCCAGCGCCGTCATTGCAATCATCCTCGGCCTCATTTATTGGACAATGGCAAGGCGGGCCGTCACCGCCGAGCGCGAGCGGGCTCAGGCGGAAGCCATGCACGCGGTCGCCACGATCGACACCGAATTGAGGCGGCTGCCGCGTGTCATCGACGCGATCGCCGCCGATCTCAGCAGCGGACGCATCACGCGGGCCGGAATGCTCGATCGCCTGAAAGGCGGCATCGATACGTTGCCGCAGCTTTCCGGCGTGGGTGTGGCATACGTGCCTTATGCATACGACCCGAACCTGCGTCTCTACGCGCCGTATTATCAACGGACCGCCACCGGCGTAACCCTCATCGCACTCGATTCGCTCTACGACTACACGCAGTCGGGGCAGCAGTGGTACGAGTCCGCGCTCAAATCCGGCCGCACCTGGAGCGAGCCGGCGATCGCGGGCCCGGACTCCAGCGTCCAAGTCGAGTATTCCGCACCGTTTACTGAAGGATCGTTGCAAACGGGAAAAACCGCCGGAATCGTGCACGGGACGATGTCGCTCGCCGAAATCGACGATCTGATTCGCTCCCTCGACCTCGGCGAATACGGTTATGGGTTCCTTCTCTCCAGTAAGGGCGCCGTCGTCTCGCATCCATTCGCCACCAAGCTCGCTGCTCATGTTCTCGACACGCCATCGGCGGGCC
This is a stretch of genomic DNA from Terriglobia bacterium. It encodes these proteins:
- a CDS encoding VWA domain-containing protein, which translates into the protein MKSRLALIVAVLTILAASSMGAQDDVIRVNTRLVEVGVVVRDKNGPVSGLTKNDFTVFDNGKAQRVEAFSVSRAERAKTAPGPPPLPPGVVTNRTAKDATTSATVILFDRLNTADKYQRDSMKQLLAYLKTARPDDLTAIYVLGDDLQLVQDFTNDPDRLVRAASKMPIGDLPGVDNGTVQEIAQAQAVGRVTRRNVQTARAEVDYSLQERKDPTEDAIQAIARHLSTVPGRKSLIWMSAAIPLSIAPGTSRDGKDSELGRATHLLTDANIAVYPVDAHGLQAADPPRGRRPRPQQIPPPDAMIRLADDTGGRAFYFNNDLAGSIRTAIADAEVSYMLGFYPSENGFDGKFHNISVKVERSNVEVRHRAGYLAVKDQGPNEQERKAILSELLSNPLDAAQVGLAASVETLAGKAPSYRISLRIETSDLHFEHHNDHWIAAMDMVFGFEPFKQKTVQVRTVPIDLTEDRFRTALARGLIMQETVTTDRPYDRLHLVLQDHATGLAGSLWLPLAKN